Proteins encoded by one window of Vampirovibrionales bacterium:
- a CDS encoding sugar transferase has product MLEPLTFSLTASATRPFSPPLSPHAPADSATELAFWRIRRRTLAQAQQALKNAGDRLLAAALLLAAAPAMAFIALAIAIATPGPVFYRSPRIGRHYAPFHMLKFRTMRVDADAARDALRAEANLTGELFKLADDPRVTPLGRFLRATSLDELPQLVNVLCGDMSLVGPRPLPPDESGLFRAPYTLRFQVLPGITGIWQVKGRSDASFQRLCELELGYLQRWTLWEDIKILGWTLPAVLLRKGAR; this is encoded by the coding sequence ATGCTGGAACCGCTGACGTTTTCTCTCACTGCCTCTGCCACCCGTCCGTTTTCACCGCCGCTTTCGCCGCATGCGCCGGCCGATAGCGCGACGGAACTTGCCTTCTGGCGCATTCGCCGCCGTACGCTTGCGCAAGCCCAGCAGGCCCTCAAGAACGCAGGCGATCGCCTGCTGGCGGCCGCATTATTATTGGCCGCCGCGCCAGCAATGGCCTTTATTGCGCTGGCCATCGCAATTGCGACGCCCGGCCCCGTGTTTTACCGCAGCCCTCGCATTGGGCGGCATTATGCGCCCTTTCACATGCTTAAGTTTCGGACGATGCGCGTTGACGCCGACGCCGCGCGCGATGCGCTGCGCGCAGAAGCGAATCTGACGGGAGAACTCTTCAAGCTGGCCGACGACCCGCGCGTCACGCCGCTGGGGCGTTTTCTGCGCGCCACCAGCCTCGATGAACTCCCGCAACTGGTCAATGTCTTGTGCGGCGATATGAGCCTGGTCGGCCCGCGTCCCCTGCCGCCGGATGAGAGCGGTTTATTCCGCGCGCCGTACACGCTTCGGTTTCAGGTACTCCCCGGCATTACGGGAATCTGGCAGGTCAAAGGCCGCTCAGACGCCAGTTTTCAGCGCCTCTGCGAATTAGAGCTTGGTTACCTGCAGCGCTGGACGCTGTGGGAAGACATTAAAATCCTCGGCTGGACGCTGCCCGCCGTGCTGCTGCGAAAAGGCGCCCGCTAG
- a CDS encoding STAS domain-containing protein, with translation MIETRPFPDGVVLDVPAMFESEALQLAVQEQLESGQRRIILNLAQVTFIESSGLGSLVSAFKYCESHGGALGFCGIQPQVRQLLDLTKLSRVLKLFADEQDALAALSA, from the coding sequence ATGATAGAAACGCGACCCTTCCCTGACGGCGTTGTGCTGGATGTGCCCGCCATGTTTGAGTCCGAAGCCTTGCAACTGGCGGTGCAAGAGCAACTGGAATCCGGTCAGCGGCGCATCATTCTGAATCTGGCTCAGGTGACCTTTATTGAGAGCAGCGGGTTAGGGTCTTTAGTCTCAGCATTCAAGTATTGCGAATCGCACGGCGGCGCGCTGGGCTTTTGCGGAATTCAGCCACAAGTGCGCCAACTGCTGGATCTTACCAAGCTCAGTCGCGTGCTGAAGCTGTTCGCCGACGAGCAGGACGCCCTTGCGGCCCTGAGCGCCTAA
- a CDS encoding rhodanese-like domain-containing protein codes for MQTRRGKSFQQLVMEAKSRIREVPLTEFMRWRSENRPLVILDVREPEQFDAEHIPQAIKAPRGILELEIDEMVPDQDATIVCYCGGGSRSALAADTLQAMGYENVYSLVGGFRGWSQSNG; via the coding sequence ATGCAGACGCGTCGTGGAAAATCATTCCAGCAACTGGTGATGGAGGCGAAATCCCGCATTCGCGAGGTGCCCCTGACTGAATTTATGCGCTGGCGCAGCGAAAACCGGCCCCTTGTGATACTCGACGTGCGCGAACCCGAGCAATTCGACGCCGAACATATTCCGCAGGCGATCAAGGCTCCGCGCGGCATTCTGGAATTGGAAATTGACGAGATGGTCCCGGATCAGGACGCGACCATCGTCTGTTATTGCGGCGGCGGGAGCCGTTCGGCGCTGGCGGCTGATACGTTGCAGGCCATGGGCTACGAAAACGTGTATTCGCTGGTGGGGGGCTTTCGCGGCTGGAGCCAGTCGAACGGCTGA
- a CDS encoding glycosyltransferase family 2 protein encodes MIPLYNERDTLPELTRRLDRVIAKTPQYAWQVLLVNDGSADGSDLLLGRLATRYPWLTALHLSRNFGHQIAISAGIDHARGDAVIVMDGDLQDPPELLPQMLAQWEDGYDVVYATRRRREGETPFKRATAKVFYRLMRRLSDIDIPLDTGDFRLMSRPVTDAFCAMREKNRFVRGMVSWVGFRQTALYYERDPRFTGETKYTLLKMMRFALDGLLSFSKAPLQWIMSLGFAMSLASFAAVAYVLYVTLIAGHGVPGWGSLMAGVLLIGGIQLICLGMIGEYVGRIFDEVRHRPLYLIGRVEGAPVRQAPLRLDAFQAPPALASSLVESKTPSLIIPEPPPDARRDRLLL; translated from the coding sequence GTGATTCCGCTTTATAATGAGCGCGATACGTTGCCTGAACTGACGCGACGTCTGGATCGCGTTATCGCCAAAACGCCGCAATACGCATGGCAGGTGCTGCTGGTCAACGACGGTAGCGCCGATGGCTCTGACCTGCTGCTTGGACGGCTGGCGACGCGCTATCCGTGGTTGACGGCGCTGCATCTGTCGCGTAACTTTGGGCATCAAATCGCCATCAGCGCGGGGATCGACCATGCGCGCGGCGACGCTGTGATCGTCATGGACGGCGACCTGCAGGATCCCCCCGAACTCCTGCCCCAGATGCTCGCTCAATGGGAAGACGGCTACGACGTGGTCTATGCCACGCGTCGCCGCAGAGAAGGCGAAACCCCATTTAAGCGCGCCACGGCCAAAGTCTTCTATCGCCTCATGAGACGCTTGTCGGATATTGATATTCCGCTCGACACTGGCGATTTTCGGCTGATGAGCCGGCCGGTGACCGACGCCTTTTGCGCCATGCGTGAGAAGAATCGCTTTGTGCGCGGCATGGTCAGTTGGGTTGGGTTTCGGCAGACCGCTCTGTATTACGAGCGCGATCCGCGCTTTACCGGTGAAACCAAGTATACGCTGCTCAAAATGATGCGCTTTGCGCTCGATGGCCTGCTGTCGTTCTCCAAGGCGCCCTTGCAATGGATTATGTCGCTGGGCTTTGCGATGTCGTTGGCAAGTTTTGCGGCTGTGGCTTACGTGCTGTACGTGACGCTGATCGCCGGGCATGGGGTGCCGGGCTGGGGCTCGCTGATGGCGGGCGTTCTGCTGATTGGCGGCATTCAGTTGATTTGTCTGGGTATGATTGGCGAGTACGTCGGCCGGATTTTCGATGAAGTGCGCCATCGTCCGCTGTATCTTATTGGTCGCGTAGAAGGCGCGCCCGTGCGGCAAGCGCCCTTGCGCCTGGATGCGTTTCAGGCGCCGCCTGCGCTGGCGTCTTCGCTGGTCGAATCCAAAACCCCGTCGTTGATTATCCCGGAGCCGCCGCCTGATGCCCGTCGAGACCGTCTTCTCCTCTGA
- a CDS encoding methyltransferase domain-containing protein, with the protein MPVETVFSSDLSRRQASEARFHDAWAEEVDFTQIDPAIAFEAETALENRLILKRIGSMQGLRILDLGCGAGEAAVYFAQHGAHVSACDISPRFVEIARQLAERHGVTLRLDVCPAERLPYEDGAFDVIYANGVLHHVEIPAAMPEIRRVMAEGGRGFFIEPLPYNPLINLYRWIAREVRTPDERPLGRADCRAIARVFPKMRIDYVWFFTLLVFVYFFVVERASTAERYWKKILYQADRYAWLFRPLQALDEALLPRLPMLGLLCWNMVIQVTRPPAR; encoded by the coding sequence ATGCCCGTCGAGACCGTCTTCTCCTCTGATCTAAGCCGTCGGCAGGCCAGCGAGGCGCGTTTTCACGATGCCTGGGCCGAGGAGGTCGATTTTACGCAAATCGACCCGGCGATTGCCTTTGAAGCTGAAACTGCGCTTGAAAACCGCCTGATTCTTAAGCGTATTGGCTCGATGCAGGGCTTGCGGATACTGGACTTGGGCTGCGGCGCGGGTGAGGCGGCCGTGTACTTTGCCCAACATGGCGCGCACGTCAGCGCCTGCGATATTTCGCCGCGCTTTGTTGAAATTGCCCGTCAACTGGCCGAACGCCATGGCGTGACGCTTCGTCTGGACGTCTGCCCCGCCGAGCGCCTGCCCTATGAAGACGGGGCTTTTGACGTGATTTACGCCAATGGCGTGCTGCATCACGTTGAAATTCCGGCGGCGATGCCCGAGATTCGCCGGGTGATGGCAGAAGGCGGGCGCGGCTTTTTTATCGAGCCGCTGCCCTATAATCCGCTGATTAACCTGTATCGCTGGATTGCCCGCGAGGTGCGCACGCCCGACGAGCGGCCGCTCGGTCGCGCTGATTGCCGCGCCATTGCCCGGGTTTTTCCGAAAATGCGCATCGACTACGTCTGGTTTTTTACGCTGCTGGTCTTTGTGTATTTCTTTGTGGTCGAGCGCGCCAGTACAGCCGAGCGTTACTGGAAAAAGATTCTATACCAGGCGGATCGTTACGCGTGGCTGTTTCGGCCGCTGCAAGCGCTGGATGAAGCGCTGCTGCCGCGCTTGCCCATGCTCGGCCTCTTGTGTTGGAATATGGTGATTCAGGTGACGCGCCCGCCCGCGCGATAA
- a CDS encoding class I SAM-dependent methyltransferase → MPENPSAPDSSQEAQPPLAAWARASAASALLARVRPEPLIGKNGKTPAGAVLSQTYQCPFCQGPVFQESNASYTCVDCHLNYPLRVGKPDFRLNAPAAVETLDTTERFQNRVKQALRRYPRLYRFLVLAIGPSLLCGPSSQQFVDSLPQGARVLSVGAGVLRLRGNVTHLDYEPYGHLDVVGDAHHLPFRDASFDAVTCESLLEHVVEPTRVINEMRRVLKPGGKVYLMVPFLFGFHAAPNDFSRWTHRGLEYRMQGFAMDDLIVSGGPASALTGILVETFAMALSFGSQRLYQLLAMAFLPVFAPLKLLDFALRHHPDAARAAAVLLYLGTRR, encoded by the coding sequence ATGCCGGAAAATCCCAGTGCGCCTGATTCTTCTCAGGAGGCACAGCCGCCTCTTGCCGCTTGGGCGCGCGCGTCTGCGGCTTCTGCCCTGCTGGCTCGCGTGCGGCCCGAGCCGCTTATCGGCAAGAACGGAAAAACCCCTGCCGGCGCCGTCCTGTCGCAGACGTATCAGTGCCCTTTCTGCCAAGGGCCTGTGTTTCAGGAATCGAATGCGAGTTATACCTGTGTCGACTGTCATTTAAATTACCCCCTGCGCGTCGGCAAACCCGATTTTCGCCTCAACGCGCCCGCCGCCGTGGAGACGCTGGACACGACCGAACGTTTCCAGAATCGCGTGAAGCAGGCCTTGCGCCGCTATCCTCGGCTGTATCGTTTTCTGGTGCTGGCGATTGGCCCCTCGTTGCTGTGCGGACCGTCCTCTCAGCAATTTGTCGATTCATTGCCGCAAGGCGCGCGGGTGCTCAGCGTGGGGGCGGGCGTGCTACGCCTGCGCGGCAATGTGACGCATCTGGATTATGAGCCCTATGGGCATCTGGACGTGGTGGGCGATGCGCATCACCTGCCGTTTCGTGATGCGTCTTTTGACGCCGTAACCTGCGAAAGCCTCTTGGAGCACGTCGTCGAGCCAACCCGGGTGATTAACGAGATGCGCCGCGTGTTGAAGCCCGGCGGCAAGGTCTATCTCATGGTTCCTTTTCTGTTTGGCTTCCATGCGGCGCCCAACGATTTTTCGCGCTGGACGCACCGCGGGCTGGAATACCGTATGCAGGGCTTTGCGATGGACGATCTGATCGTCTCGGGCGGCCCGGCTTCGGCGCTGACCGGGATTCTGGTTGAAACTTTCGCCATGGCCCTGTCGTTTGGGTCACAACGGCTGTATCAGCTACTGGCTATGGCGTTTCTGCCGGTGTTTGCGCCGCTCAAACTGCTGGATTTCGCCCTGCGGCATCACCCGGACGCCGCGCGCGCCGCCGCCGTGCTGCTGTATCTGGGGACCAGGCGTTAG
- a CDS encoding glycosyltransferase family 39 protein, with protein MPVSSFAWTEPFRTIALTQVFVWLAFGAFVWFFSLLLRDLVRQKAIGPGLLLPLVLGMGLRLYWMVATQPAPLSDFAVYWQYANAFAQGHLVYEELSRHPAIAVLYSGFIQVWGLLASPSLWAGWVLNLLAAAAMLITLYALMREWLGARAACVALTLSAIFPQFVTYTALMATETPTVAAMLLALWALAYSRRAACSQPFWLALGVLFYGMILLRSSCLLLLILTPLAMAAFRPAVRAQALKQAAVTLGVAGLLLSSWVFHQYLIGGQAKLFWGVELWLSSAIQYDRGGRYTHPKDMAFYPRVKPYYEGGTTADLVKAYAVIGDESLAVIRRDPFKYLAFGMTRMKNILWTAQTGLRWSQKGSARMASWSPRLIKTLAVAFNVYWQILLCLSPLGLAAVLGAALPRRASVVAQDFSDAPEDASARESQRRSFAEGGALMLGFLAAWLAFHYLTAVASERYGFQIMPFALMLAVSGVAVHAPWVMARLKAIKRAVIS; from the coding sequence ATGCCGGTTTCGTCATTTGCTTGGACAGAGCCGTTTCGTACGATTGCTCTGACGCAGGTCTTTGTCTGGCTGGCCTTTGGCGCATTTGTGTGGTTTTTTAGCCTGCTACTGCGCGATCTTGTTCGGCAAAAAGCCATCGGCCCCGGACTGCTGCTGCCCCTGGTGTTGGGGATGGGCCTGCGGCTTTACTGGATGGTTGCCACCCAGCCTGCGCCGCTCAGCGATTTCGCCGTGTATTGGCAGTATGCCAACGCGTTTGCTCAGGGCCATCTCGTTTACGAAGAGCTGAGCCGTCATCCGGCGATCGCGGTTCTGTATAGCGGCTTTATTCAGGTATGGGGGCTGTTGGCGAGCCCGTCACTCTGGGCGGGTTGGGTTCTGAATCTGCTGGCTGCGGCCGCGATGCTTATCACGCTCTATGCGCTGATGCGCGAGTGGCTGGGGGCTCGCGCGGCCTGCGTTGCGCTGACGCTTTCGGCGATCTTTCCGCAGTTCGTCACGTATACGGCGCTGATGGCGACGGAAACCCCTACGGTCGCCGCTATGTTACTGGCCCTGTGGGCTCTGGCCTACTCGCGCCGCGCGGCGTGCAGCCAGCCCTTCTGGCTGGCGCTGGGCGTATTGTTCTATGGCATGATTCTGCTGCGATCGAGTTGTCTGCTCCTGCTGATTTTGACGCCGCTGGCGATGGCGGCCTTTCGCCCCGCCGTGCGCGCTCAGGCGCTGAAGCAAGCGGCGGTTACGCTTGGCGTTGCCGGGCTGTTGTTATCGTCCTGGGTGTTTCATCAATATCTTATTGGCGGGCAGGCGAAACTATTCTGGGGCGTTGAGCTGTGGCTGTCGTCGGCTATTCAGTACGATCGCGGCGGTCGCTACACTCATCCCAAAGACATGGCGTTCTATCCGCGCGTCAAACCGTATTATGAGGGCGGGACGACGGCGGATCTGGTCAAGGCGTATGCCGTCATCGGCGATGAATCCTTGGCGGTCATCCGGCGTGATCCGTTTAAATACCTGGCCTTTGGTATGACGCGGATGAAGAATATCCTCTGGACGGCGCAAACCGGCTTGCGTTGGAGCCAGAAAGGCTCTGCGCGGATGGCAAGCTGGTCGCCGCGCCTTATTAAGACCCTGGCCGTGGCGTTTAACGTGTACTGGCAAATTTTGCTGTGCCTGTCGCCGTTGGGTCTGGCGGCGGTTTTGGGGGCCGCCCTGCCCAGACGCGCCTCAGTTGTGGCGCAGGATTTTTCTGACGCCCCTGAAGACGCCTCTGCTCGCGAGTCGCAACGACGCTCGTTTGCTGAAGGCGGCGCGCTAATGCTGGGGTTTTTAGCCGCGTGGCTGGCATTTCACTACCTGACGGCGGTGGCCAGCGAGCGTTACGGCTTTCAAATCATGCCTTTTGCGCTAATGCTGGCGGTTTCGGGCGTCGCTGTCCACGCTCCTTGGGTGATGGCACGCTTAAAGGCGATAAAGCGGGCGGTAATTTCCTGA
- a CDS encoding flagellar FlbD family protein: MLEMTRLNRTTFYLNPDLIISVEAMPDTVVTLTTGEKFIVQETPQEITARFIAFKRAITQGAWTATPETASISAKGMI; this comes from the coding sequence ATGCTTGAAATGACGCGGCTCAATCGCACGACGTTCTACCTCAACCCGGATCTGATCATCAGCGTTGAGGCGATGCCCGATACGGTCGTAACGCTCACCACGGGCGAAAAATTCATTGTGCAGGAAACGCCTCAGGAAATTACCGCCCGCTTTATCGCCTTTAAGCGTGCCATCACCCAAGGAGCGTGGACAGCGACGCCCGAAACCGCCAGCATTAGCGCAAAAGGCATGATTTGA
- the mgtA gene encoding magnesium-translocating P-type ATPase — protein MALVARIRKILDHPGKYKAQLSYHRAAQDRETSKRLLEFGKMPIAEVLAALGATLEGLTDEIAEERLREVGPNVVTPEKDESWLTCLLRHASTPINLLLISVSALSFFSDATAGVIVAAMVLISVCIGFFQELRSDRAIEALQEMVTTTATAYRLEDVDGASRKREIPIDEIVPGDILQLSAGDMIPADVRLASSKDLLVTEASLTGESLPVEKEAHLVSATATSPFDMKNLCFMGSNVVSGAAIAVALTTGSRTYFGSIGKELSKRRAKTAFDQGITSLSVMLMRFMLVMVGVIFLVNGIDKGDWLQAFMFALSVAIGLTPGMLPMIVSTNLARGALAMSRKKVIVKRLHSIQDFGAMDILCTDKTGTLTQNKIILEKHMDIYGEEHAKTLRYAYLNSFYQTGLKNLLDEAVLRHADELSGEFKVMLRYAKVDEIPFDFERRRMSVIVERDQHAHLLICKGAVEEIFKVCDRVEDGEGHLLPIDESHLARLREVAEDLNEDGFRVLAIAYREFPPERVQYASADESGLILLGYVSFLDPPKETAPPALAALRQYGVQVKILTGDNERVTRKVCRDVDLPVDRVVLGPEIEAMDEEALARVAEQASVFAKLTPAHKERVIRALRARGHVVGFLGDGINDAPAMRAADVGISVDDAVDIAKESADIVLLEKSLQVLEEGVLEGRRVFGNILKYIRMATSSNFGNMVSVVGASFMLPFLPMLPLHILIQNLLYDFSQTALPFDSVDEEYLARPRKWELGNIARFMTFFGPVSSIFDYATFAVMWFALGANTIAHQSLFQTGWFVEGLLSQTLIIHMIRTKSLPFVKSWAAPPLLLMTALIMGVGLWIPFSPLAPYLGMTALPPVYFLWLLGILLAYCLLTQAVKRWFARRFGYN, from the coding sequence ATGGCGCTGGTTGCGCGCATCCGAAAAATCCTGGATCACCCGGGTAAATATAAGGCGCAACTCAGCTACCATCGCGCCGCGCAGGATCGCGAAACGAGCAAGCGTTTGCTAGAGTTCGGCAAAATGCCTATTGCCGAGGTTCTCGCCGCGCTGGGCGCAACGCTCGAAGGCCTGACCGACGAAATCGCCGAAGAGCGCCTGCGCGAGGTTGGCCCCAATGTCGTCACGCCCGAGAAGGACGAATCGTGGCTGACGTGCCTGCTGCGCCATGCGTCGACGCCGATTAATCTGCTGCTGATCAGCGTCAGCGCTCTCTCGTTTTTCAGCGATGCCACGGCTGGCGTCATTGTCGCGGCCATGGTGCTCATTAGCGTGTGTATCGGCTTCTTTCAGGAGCTGCGCTCGGACCGGGCCATTGAGGCGCTGCAGGAGATGGTCACGACCACAGCGACGGCCTATCGCCTCGAAGACGTTGACGGCGCCTCGCGCAAGCGCGAGATTCCCATTGATGAGATTGTGCCCGGCGACATCCTGCAACTGTCGGCGGGCGATATGATTCCGGCGGACGTGCGACTGGCGTCTTCCAAGGATTTGCTGGTGACCGAGGCCTCGCTGACGGGCGAATCCCTGCCGGTCGAAAAAGAGGCGCATCTGGTGAGCGCGACGGCAACCTCGCCGTTTGACATGAAAAACCTGTGCTTTATGGGCTCCAACGTGGTGAGCGGGGCCGCCATCGCCGTGGCGCTGACCACGGGCTCGCGCACGTATTTTGGCTCGATTGGCAAAGAACTCTCCAAGCGTCGGGCCAAAACGGCCTTTGACCAGGGCATCACGTCGCTGAGCGTGATGCTGATGCGCTTTATGCTGGTGATGGTCGGCGTGATTTTCCTCGTTAACGGTATCGACAAGGGCGACTGGCTTCAGGCGTTTATGTTCGCCCTGTCGGTCGCCATTGGCCTGACGCCGGGCATGTTGCCGATGATCGTCTCGACGAATCTGGCGCGCGGAGCGCTGGCGATGTCGCGCAAGAAGGTGATCGTCAAGCGCCTGCACTCGATTCAGGACTTCGGGGCGATGGATATCCTGTGCACGGATAAGACCGGCACACTGACCCAGAATAAAATCATTCTGGAAAAGCACATGGATATCTACGGCGAAGAGCACGCCAAGACGTTGCGCTACGCTTACCTGAACAGCTTTTATCAAACGGGCCTGAAGAACCTGCTTGATGAAGCCGTTTTGCGCCATGCTGACGAGCTGTCGGGCGAGTTCAAGGTGATGCTGCGCTACGCCAAGGTTGACGAGATTCCCTTTGATTTTGAGCGGCGGCGCATGTCGGTGATTGTCGAGCGCGATCAGCATGCGCACCTGTTGATCTGTAAAGGGGCGGTCGAAGAGATCTTTAAAGTATGCGATCGCGTCGAAGACGGCGAGGGGCATTTATTGCCCATTGATGAATCGCATCTGGCGCGGCTGCGCGAAGTTGCCGAAGACCTGAACGAAGACGGGTTTCGGGTGCTGGCGATCGCGTATCGCGAATTTCCGCCGGAGCGCGTACAATATGCCTCCGCTGACGAATCCGGGCTGATTCTGCTGGGATACGTGTCGTTTCTGGATCCGCCCAAGGAAACGGCGCCGCCCGCGCTGGCTGCGTTGCGTCAGTACGGGGTGCAGGTGAAGATTCTCACCGGCGATAACGAGCGGGTGACGCGTAAAGTCTGCCGCGATGTGGATTTACCGGTCGATCGCGTGGTGCTGGGCCCGGAAATCGAGGCGATGGACGAAGAGGCGCTGGCGCGGGTGGCAGAGCAGGCCAGCGTCTTTGCCAAGCTGACGCCTGCGCATAAAGAGCGGGTGATTCGCGCCCTGCGCGCGCGCGGTCATGTGGTGGGGTTTCTTGGCGACGGGATTAACGATGCGCCTGCGATGCGCGCCGCCGACGTGGGTATTTCTGTCGATGACGCCGTGGATATCGCCAAGGAATCCGCGGATATCGTGCTGCTTGAAAAGAGTCTTCAGGTGCTGGAAGAAGGCGTGCTGGAAGGGCGCCGCGTCTTTGGCAATATTCTGAAATACATTCGCATGGCGACCAGCTCTAATTTTGGCAACATGGTTAGCGTGGTGGGGGCGAGTTTTATGCTGCCCTTTTTGCCGATGTTGCCGTTGCACATTCTGATTCAGAATCTGTTGTACGATTTTTCGCAGACGGCGCTGCCGTTTGATTCGGTGGATGAGGAGTATCTGGCGCGGCCGCGCAAGTGGGAGCTGGGCAATATTGCGCGCTTTATGACATTCTTCGGGCCAGTGAGCTCGATTTTTGATTACGCAACCTTTGCGGTGATGTGGTTTGCGTTGGGGGCCAATACGATTGCGCATCAGTCGCTATTTCAAACCGGGTGGTTTGTGGAAGGCTTGCTTTCGCAGACGCTAATTATTCATATGATCCGCACCAAGTCGCTGCCGTTTGTTAAAAGCTGGGCCGCGCCGCCGCTGCTGCTTATGACGGCCCTGATTATGGGCGTGGGCTTGTGGATTCCGTTTTCGCCGCTGGCGCCGTATTTGGGTATGACGGCGCTGCCGCCGGTGTATTTTCTGTGGCTGCTGGGCATTCTGTTGGCCTACTGCCTGCTGACTCAGGCGGTAAAGCGCTGGTTCGCCCGTCGCTTTGGCTATAACTAG
- a CDS encoding tetratricopeptide repeat protein: MGLVCTATLAPPAFSLRAPSTIHAPLYSAQQPFLDTAQADLLRASALAQDDRCDQALPLLRQAVDKSPDQVMSVYPMALCLFEAAMNEGDALKRRHVLLQAEDAFLRAQTLNPQATLTYMKLGKIALLRGDARQAIRYYKLGLAVMPANAVLLFNLASVYDDVGDSAQALALYEKTLAVDSRFLYAYNNLGLLYDARGDSARAQSLYRSALRVNPSYNYARLNLAKSLARANRLPQAERQLTRAVAVEPDNPWAYLYLGDVYLRRNAPEKAARAYEASIRLNPRFAPPYYLLAIAYGKARRYDEALQAALGYLRLDPSGDHAREAIALMAALRLVQIETARRDAEPASLR; the protein is encoded by the coding sequence TTGGGACTCGTTTGTACGGCGACCCTGGCCCCGCCAGCCTTTAGCCTGCGAGCGCCTTCGACGATTCACGCGCCGCTTTACTCAGCGCAACAGCCGTTTTTAGACACAGCACAAGCCGATTTACTGCGCGCAAGCGCTCTGGCGCAAGACGATCGCTGCGATCAGGCCCTCCCTTTACTGCGCCAAGCGGTTGACAAAAGCCCCGACCAGGTGATGAGCGTCTATCCCATGGCTTTATGCCTCTTTGAGGCGGCGATGAACGAAGGTGACGCCCTCAAGCGCCGACACGTCCTCTTGCAGGCGGAAGACGCCTTTTTACGGGCGCAAACGCTTAATCCGCAAGCGACGCTGACGTATATGAAGCTAGGAAAGATTGCCCTGCTGCGCGGCGACGCCCGGCAAGCCATCCGCTACTACAAGCTGGGACTCGCGGTGATGCCTGCCAACGCCGTCCTGCTCTTTAATCTGGCCAGCGTCTACGATGACGTCGGAGACAGTGCGCAGGCCTTGGCGCTGTACGAAAAGACGCTGGCCGTCGATTCGCGGTTTTTATACGCCTACAACAATCTGGGCCTGCTGTATGACGCGCGGGGCGATTCGGCGCGCGCGCAAAGCCTCTATCGCAGCGCCTTACGTGTGAATCCCAGCTATAACTATGCCCGACTCAATCTGGCCAAATCGCTGGCCCGCGCCAATCGCCTGCCGCAGGCCGAGCGGCAACTCACGCGCGCTGTGGCCGTCGAGCCTGACAATCCGTGGGCGTATCTTTATCTGGGAGACGTGTATTTACGCAGAAACGCGCCAGAAAAAGCCGCGCGGGCCTACGAAGCCTCCATTCGTCTGAATCCGCGCTTTGCGCCGCCTTATTACCTGCTTGCCATCGCGTATGGCAAAGCCCGCCGTTACGACGAGGCGTTGCAAGCCGCCCTGGGCTATCTGCGGCTCGACCCGAGCGGCGATCATGCGCGCGAAGCCATTGCGCTGATGGCCGCGCTACGTCTGGTGCAAATCGAAACCGCCCGACGAGACGCCGAGCCCGCCTCGCTGCGCTAA
- a CDS encoding nucleotidyl transferase AbiEii/AbiGii toxin family protein, translating into MSAPIFDPCLEILPQAQQEALGVLKSVARHGFVLYDGTAIALQLGHRESVDFDFFTHSHFTADALQATFPFLADAAVLQQAPDTLSALLTMPSGEVQTSFLGGLSFGRVGVPQWTRDGALLVASPHDLLGLKLAVILKRVEVKDYRDIAALLRAGFKLDEGLAAARLFYPQFPLTEALRALTYFEGGDLSALSACDRTTLIEATQSTGPLPLICLRSNTLTDTPPPCVSAPEQPR; encoded by the coding sequence ATGAGCGCCCCCATATTTGATCCCTGTCTAGAGATTCTGCCGCAGGCGCAGCAGGAAGCGCTGGGCGTTTTAAAGTCGGTTGCCCGTCACGGATTCGTCCTCTACGACGGAACAGCGATTGCGCTTCAACTGGGCCATCGCGAATCCGTCGATTTTGACTTCTTTACCCACTCGCATTTCACCGCCGACGCCTTACAGGCAACGTTTCCGTTTTTGGCGGACGCGGCTGTTTTACAGCAAGCGCCCGATACGTTGAGCGCGCTGCTAACCATGCCCTCAGGCGAAGTACAAACGTCTTTTTTGGGCGGCCTTTCATTTGGCCGCGTGGGCGTCCCGCAATGGACGCGGGACGGCGCGTTGCTAGTAGCCTCGCCACACGATTTACTGGGATTAAAACTGGCTGTCATCCTCAAACGCGTCGAAGTCAAAGATTATCGCGACATCGCCGCGCTGCTGCGAGCCGGCTTCAAGTTAGATGAGGGCTTGGCGGCCGCGCGACTCTTCTACCCGCAATTTCCCCTCACCGAGGCGCTTCGCGCGTTGACGTATTTTGAAGGCGGTGATTTATCCGCGCTATCGGCCTGCGACCGCACAACGCTGATAGAAGCGACCCAATCGACCGGCCCCCTTCCCCTTATCTGTCTCCGTAGCAATACGCTGACAGACACGCCGCCCCCATGTGTGAGCGCTCCTGAACAACCGCGCTAG